A window of the Synchiropus splendidus isolate RoL2022-P1 chromosome 6, RoL_Sspl_1.0, whole genome shotgun sequence genome harbors these coding sequences:
- the si:ch211-286o17.1 gene encoding hematopoietic progenitor cell antigen CD34 isoform X1 gives MAAASTKLRLCETLLLGFLLIGSCLNGVKAKEEDVVTATPTPMLETNPDTIPTPESEEAQDQILVFPAVNSTELTGLPDATTVAVVEIADGNGEQALEDTPDQFVVEVQTVGPESLKPETPAPEPARGDGPNNKPRPEPKVHVVCVSKEAVENKNAVNLKLKAPSNCEDTKMKLESVLPKLCGEDCKLDIYQDDNSDQILVAGQYVEEDVAGMADKFNDVNIKDETNVEEASPRWGKNSKLVLVSLLLAGLLLAALLVAGYYLKTHRKNSKGVRLAESFQVDEENQANTLVSVAPLPQEPVDKPTVNGESPPENGSSPAPTTNGHSAAATPVADTEM, from the exons gAGTCAAAGCAAAAGAGGAGGACGTGGTTACCGCCACACCCACACCGATGTTAGAAACTAATCCAGACACAATTCCAACTCCTG AGTCTGAAGAGGCACAAGACCAAATCTTGGTTTTCCCTGCAGTAAATTCCACCGAGCTGACAGGGCTGCCAGACGCAACAACAGTAGCTGTCGTCGAGATTGCGGATGGGAACGGAGAACAAGCTCTAGAGGACACCCCAGACCAGTTTGTGGTTGAGGTGCAAACTGTCGGGCCAGAGTCATTGAAGCCAGAAACACCTGCACCTGAACCGGCCCGTGGAGACGGACCCAACAACAAACCAAGG CCGGAGCCCAAAGTTCATGTGGTCTGTGTCAGCAAAGAAGCAGTGGAGAATAAAAATGCTGTCAATCTGAAACTCAAGGCCCCATCCAACTGC GAAGACACAAAGATGAAGCTCGAGAGTGTTCTACCTAAGCTGTGTGGTGAAGACTGCAAACTGGACATCTACCAGGACGACAACTCAGACCAAATCCTGGTTGCTGGTCAGTACGTTGAAG AAGACGTTGCTGGCATGGCCGACAAGTTCAACGACGTCAACATTAAAGATGAG ACTAACGTGGAGGAGGCTTCTCCTCGGTGGGGGAAGAACTCAAAGTTGGTCCTGGTGTCACTGCTGTTGGCTGGTTTACTGCTGGCAGCTCTGCTGGTGGCTGGCTATTATCTCAAGACCCACCGCAAAAACTCTAAAGGGGTCAGACTG GCTGAATCCTTCCAGGTGGATGAGGAGAACCAGGCCAACACCCTCGTCTCGGTGGCCCCTCTGCCTCAGGAGCCCGTCGACAAGCCCACTGTCAACGGAGAGTCTCCGCCAGAGAACGGAAGCAGCCCCGCCCCCACCACCAACGGACACTCTGCCGCGGCCACCCCAGTGGCTGACACCGAGATGTGA
- the si:ch211-286o17.1 gene encoding hematopoietic progenitor cell antigen CD34 isoform X2 — protein MAAASTKLRLCETLLLGFLLIGSCLNGVKAKEEDVVTATPTPMLETNPDTIPTPVNSTELTGLPDATTVAVVEIADGNGEQALEDTPDQFVVEVQTVGPESLKPETPAPEPARGDGPNNKPRPEPKVHVVCVSKEAVENKNAVNLKLKAPSNCEDTKMKLESVLPKLCGEDCKLDIYQDDNSDQILVAGQYVEEDVAGMADKFNDVNIKDETNVEEASPRWGKNSKLVLVSLLLAGLLLAALLVAGYYLKTHRKNSKGVRLAESFQVDEENQANTLVSVAPLPQEPVDKPTVNGESPPENGSSPAPTTNGHSAAATPVADTEM, from the exons gAGTCAAAGCAAAAGAGGAGGACGTGGTTACCGCCACACCCACACCGATGTTAGAAACTAATCCAGACACAATTCCAACTCCTG TAAATTCCACCGAGCTGACAGGGCTGCCAGACGCAACAACAGTAGCTGTCGTCGAGATTGCGGATGGGAACGGAGAACAAGCTCTAGAGGACACCCCAGACCAGTTTGTGGTTGAGGTGCAAACTGTCGGGCCAGAGTCATTGAAGCCAGAAACACCTGCACCTGAACCGGCCCGTGGAGACGGACCCAACAACAAACCAAGG CCGGAGCCCAAAGTTCATGTGGTCTGTGTCAGCAAAGAAGCAGTGGAGAATAAAAATGCTGTCAATCTGAAACTCAAGGCCCCATCCAACTGC GAAGACACAAAGATGAAGCTCGAGAGTGTTCTACCTAAGCTGTGTGGTGAAGACTGCAAACTGGACATCTACCAGGACGACAACTCAGACCAAATCCTGGTTGCTGGTCAGTACGTTGAAG AAGACGTTGCTGGCATGGCCGACAAGTTCAACGACGTCAACATTAAAGATGAG ACTAACGTGGAGGAGGCTTCTCCTCGGTGGGGGAAGAACTCAAAGTTGGTCCTGGTGTCACTGCTGTTGGCTGGTTTACTGCTGGCAGCTCTGCTGGTGGCTGGCTATTATCTCAAGACCCACCGCAAAAACTCTAAAGGGGTCAGACTG GCTGAATCCTTCCAGGTGGATGAGGAGAACCAGGCCAACACCCTCGTCTCGGTGGCCCCTCTGCCTCAGGAGCCCGTCGACAAGCCCACTGTCAACGGAGAGTCTCCGCCAGAGAACGGAAGCAGCCCCGCCCCCACCACCAACGGACACTCTGCCGCGGCCACCCCAGTGGCTGACACCGAGATGTGA